The following coding sequences lie in one Allorhizobium pseudoryzae genomic window:
- a CDS encoding (2Fe-2S)-binding protein gives MSRRRGWRAMARGPVTLTINGETHDFAVAPETPLLFILRNDCALNGPKFGCGLGECGACSVLVDDRCVRSCATKIGALDGRAVTTLEGLSSGGEPHPVQRAFTEMQAAQCGYCLNGMIIATVALLRKNPTPCEAEIRAALRGHLCRCGTHMEILAAVRRARDLLAAERLSSHQEQERAATP, from the coding sequence ATGTCCCGCCGACGAGGCTGGCGAGCAATGGCACGCGGCCCGGTAACCCTCACCATCAACGGCGAAACACACGATTTCGCAGTGGCGCCTGAGACGCCGCTGCTCTTCATCCTCCGCAACGACTGCGCGCTCAACGGACCGAAATTCGGTTGCGGGCTGGGCGAGTGCGGCGCCTGTTCCGTGCTCGTGGATGATCGCTGCGTGCGGTCCTGCGCGACAAAGATCGGCGCGCTCGACGGGCGTGCCGTGACGACGCTTGAGGGCTTGTCTTCCGGCGGCGAGCCGCATCCGGTGCAGCGGGCCTTTACCGAGATGCAGGCGGCCCAGTGCGGCTACTGCCTGAACGGCATGATCATCGCGACGGTGGCGCTGCTGCGCAAGAACCCGACGCCATGCGAGGCCGAGATCCGCGCCGCCCTGCGCGGCCATCTCTGTCGCTGCGGCACCCACATGGAAATTCTGGCGGCGGTGCGGCGTGCACGCGATCTTTTGGCGGCTGAACGCCTGTCGTCGCATCAGGAGCAGGAGAGGGCGGCCACCCCATGA